Proteins from one Candidatus Zixiibacteriota bacterium genomic window:
- a CDS encoding tRNA-dihydrouridine synthase has product MKALDPSAGFWARLKQPFYALAPMEDVTDAAFRLVVARRGKPDVVFAEFASADGLSSDRGLPNLMRLLYFDEIERPVVAQIFGEKPENMQVAARICRELGFDGVDINMGCPVKKVVRTGCGSALIETPALAKEIIQAVKEGAHPLPVSVKTRIGYREIVLEEWLGHLLDAKPAAITLHLRTRKEMSKVPAHWEVMPAAVAMAQNTQTLLIGNGDIRDLDHADRLIAENGMDGAMLGRAIYGNAWLFNRAVKPHDISVHDRLDLLVEHSVTYENIFAGRKNFVIMRKHLLAHTTGFFGCRELRQRLESVTTAADVLDAVAWFREAFDQVHDFSRHNISAAAAFGSRAGD; this is encoded by the coding sequence ATGAAAGCTCTCGACCCCAGCGCCGGATTCTGGGCCCGGCTCAAACAGCCGTTTTACGCCCTCGCCCCGATGGAAGACGTCACCGACGCCGCCTTCCGTCTGGTGGTCGCGCGCCGCGGCAAGCCCGATGTCGTGTTCGCGGAATTTGCTTCCGCCGACGGCCTGTCATCCGATCGCGGCCTGCCCAACCTCATGCGGCTTCTCTACTTCGATGAAATCGAACGACCCGTCGTCGCACAGATCTTCGGCGAAAAACCAGAAAACATGCAGGTCGCGGCCCGCATCTGCCGGGAACTTGGATTCGACGGCGTCGATATCAACATGGGCTGTCCCGTCAAAAAAGTCGTCCGCACCGGATGCGGCTCCGCCCTCATCGAAACTCCCGCGCTCGCCAAAGAAATCATTCAGGCCGTCAAAGAAGGCGCCCACCCGCTGCCGGTTTCTGTAAAAACCCGGATCGGCTACCGGGAAATCGTCCTGGAAGAATGGCTCGGCCATCTGCTCGACGCTAAACCGGCCGCCATCACCCTGCATCTGCGAACCCGAAAGGAAATGTCGAAAGTGCCGGCGCACTGGGAAGTCATGCCGGCCGCCGTCGCGATGGCCCAAAACACGCAGACTTTGCTGATCGGCAATGGTGACATCCGCGATCTCGACCACGCCGACCGGCTGATCGCAGAAAACGGCATGGATGGCGCCATGCTCGGACGCGCCATCTACGGCAATGCCTGGTTGTTCAATCGCGCGGTGAAACCTCATGACATCTCCGTTCACGACCGCCTCGACCTCCTCGTCGAACACAGCGTGACCTACGAAAACATCTTCGCCGGCCGGAAAAACTTCGTGATCATGCGTAAACACCTGCTCGCGCACACCACCGGTTTCTTCGGATGCCGCGAACTCCGCCAGCGACTGGAATCCGTCACCACTGCCGCCGACGTCCTCGATGCGGTGGCGTGGTTTCGCGAGGCGTTCGATCAGGTCCACGACTTCTCCCGCCACAACATAAGCGCGGCCGCCGCATTCGGCAGCCGCGCCGGGGATTGA
- a CDS encoding efflux RND transporter permease subunit — protein sequence MNIIKNAIQYPVTVTVGVLIAVLAGIMAITGVPIQLTPDVEQPFITVSTSWPGASPEEIEKEIIDKQEEYLKSVEGLVEMNSSSDDGQGSITLEFPVGTDITGAVVRVTNKLNEVPEYPENADRPVVTSSGQMENVIAWFTISATRDGVYVPHMFSLVDEIVKPRLERVTGVAAINVYGGLDEELHVTFDPELLASSGITINEVIAALRSENLDISGGDFGEGKRRYVVRTISRFESPDQVEKTVITVRNSIPIRIGDIADVSLAYKKPVAQVRHLGRPSMALNAQRQIGANVLEVTENLLEQVDNINREILEPRGLKMANVYNQKGYINSAIDLVFDNLYLGSALAVLVLFLFLRSASSILIIGLSIPISVITTFVTMSLMGRTINVISLAGMAFAVGMVVDASIVVLENIYRHMQMGKPRLQAAVDGTQEVWGAVLASTVTTVAVFLPVVFIEERAGQLFRDIAIAISSAIAISLVVSITVIPSASSRILKTSTKLTNGKTTRLDRFSAHIAHLVDYVNARWQRRLATIVGMIAVSMGLTWVMLPDAEYLPNGNENLIFGFILPPPGYNLDEMVGIAEDVEGRLSHLWETPADQAKDLPGGGLSNFFFVALNNQAFLGMASRDETRGRELLPVANEALQSIPGAFGIANQRSLFSGSFSGTRSVQIDITGPDLNKVLAIARQVFGQVGQILPGSSSRPIPGLDLGNPEVSVYPDRVRAADIGFSASQIGQQVNALVDGAIVSEYRHQGREIDLVLKGRDDWTRHTQDIEQLPLASPTGRVITLGDLATVQQKQGPVTINHVERQRAVSVLVQLGDNISLEDAIARIQEQIVAPLRDQNQIGGLYDIQLSGAADDLTKLRVALLENFHMAIILTYLLLAALFQSFTYPIVILVTVPLATFGGVLGLQAVRLVDPYQGLDVLTMLGFVILIGTVINNSILIVYQALQLMREGYDPRSAVKESVRVRVRPIFMSTATSVLGMAPLVIMPGAGSELYRGLGSVVLGGLALSSVFTLVLTPLVFAFSIEAVVRVKSLFGRHATAVSTTPAFEEESIR from the coding sequence GTGAATATCATCAAAAACGCCATTCAGTATCCGGTGACCGTCACCGTCGGCGTCCTTATCGCCGTGCTGGCAGGTATCATGGCCATCACCGGCGTGCCGATCCAGTTAACCCCCGATGTCGAGCAGCCGTTTATCACCGTGTCGACCTCCTGGCCCGGCGCGTCGCCCGAAGAAATCGAAAAAGAAATCATCGACAAGCAGGAAGAATACCTGAAGTCCGTCGAAGGTCTTGTCGAGATGAATTCGTCTTCCGATGACGGTCAGGGCAGCATCACCCTCGAATTCCCGGTCGGAACCGATATCACCGGCGCCGTTGTCCGCGTGACCAATAAGTTGAACGAAGTTCCCGAGTACCCGGAAAATGCCGACCGGCCGGTGGTCACGTCGTCCGGTCAGATGGAAAACGTCATCGCCTGGTTTACCATCAGCGCAACCCGCGACGGCGTGTATGTGCCGCACATGTTCTCGCTTGTCGACGAGATCGTGAAGCCCCGCCTGGAGCGCGTCACCGGCGTGGCCGCCATCAACGTGTACGGCGGCCTCGATGAGGAACTGCATGTCACGTTTGATCCGGAACTGCTGGCCTCGTCCGGCATTACCATCAACGAAGTGATCGCCGCGCTGCGCTCCGAAAACCTCGATATCTCCGGCGGCGACTTCGGCGAAGGGAAACGACGCTACGTCGTGCGGACCATCTCCCGCTTCGAGTCGCCCGACCAGGTGGAAAAAACGGTCATCACCGTTCGCAACAGCATACCCATCCGAATCGGCGACATCGCGGACGTGTCTTTAGCCTACAAGAAACCGGTCGCCCAGGTGCGCCATCTGGGGCGGCCGTCGATGGCCCTCAATGCCCAGCGGCAGATCGGCGCCAACGTGCTCGAAGTCACCGAAAACCTGCTCGAACAGGTGGACAACATCAACCGCGAGATTCTCGAACCCCGCGGTCTCAAAATGGCCAACGTCTACAATCAGAAGGGGTATATCAACTCCGCCATCGACCTCGTCTTCGACAACCTGTACCTCGGGTCGGCGCTGGCGGTCCTGGTTCTGTTTCTCTTCCTCCGCTCGGCGTCATCGATTCTGATTATCGGCCTGTCGATTCCGATTTCCGTCATTACGACTTTTGTCACCATGTCGCTGATGGGCCGTACGATCAACGTCATCTCGCTTGCCGGCATGGCGTTCGCCGTCGGTATGGTGGTGGACGCCTCCATCGTCGTGCTCGAGAACATCTACCGCCACATGCAGATGGGCAAGCCGCGGCTGCAGGCGGCTGTCGACGGCACGCAGGAAGTATGGGGAGCGGTGCTCGCCTCCACGGTAACTACCGTCGCGGTGTTTCTGCCCGTGGTGTTCATCGAAGAGCGCGCCGGCCAGTTGTTCCGGGACATTGCGATCGCCATTTCGAGCGCCATTGCCATCTCGCTCGTCGTGTCGATCACCGTGATTCCCTCGGCGTCGTCTCGTATCCTCAAGACCTCGACAAAACTCACCAACGGCAAGACCACCCGGCTGGACCGCTTCTCGGCCCATATCGCGCATCTGGTGGATTACGTCAACGCCCGCTGGCAGCGGCGGCTGGCTACCATCGTCGGCATGATCGCCGTGTCTATGGGACTTACCTGGGTGATGCTGCCTGATGCCGAGTACCTGCCCAACGGTAACGAGAATCTCATCTTCGGCTTCATCCTGCCGCCGCCGGGATACAATCTCGACGAAATGGTCGGCATCGCCGAGGACGTCGAGGGCCGGTTAAGCCATCTCTGGGAAACCCCCGCCGATCAGGCAAAGGATCTTCCCGGAGGCGGACTCAGCAACTTCTTCTTCGTGGCGCTCAACAATCAGGCGTTCCTCGGCATGGCGTCGCGCGATGAAACCCGCGGCCGTGAACTGCTGCCGGTCGCCAACGAGGCCCTGCAGTCGATCCCAGGCGCCTTCGGCATCGCCAACCAGCGATCGCTGTTCTCGGGCAGCTTCTCCGGAACGCGCTCGGTCCAGATCGATATCACCGGTCCGGACCTCAACAAAGTGCTTGCAATCGCCCGTCAGGTCTTCGGCCAGGTCGGCCAGATTCTGCCGGGATCGTCATCGCGGCCCATCCCCGGTCTCGACCTTGGCAATCCCGAAGTTAGTGTCTATCCTGACCGCGTTCGCGCCGCCGATATCGGTTTCAGCGCCTCGCAGATCGGTCAACAGGTAAATGCGCTGGTTGATGGCGCCATCGTCAGCGAGTACCGCCACCAGGGCCGTGAAATCGATCTCGTCCTGAAAGGCCGCGACGACTGGACCCGCCATACGCAGGATATCGAACAACTGCCGCTGGCCTCTCCCACTGGACGGGTCATCACCCTCGGCGATCTGGCCACCGTGCAGCAAAAGCAGGGACCGGTGACCATCAACCATGTCGAGCGGCAGCGTGCCGTCTCTGTGCTGGTCCAGCTGGGGGATAACATCTCACTCGAGGACGCTATCGCCCGCATTCAGGAGCAAATCGTCGCGCCGCTTCGCGACCAGAATCAAATCGGCGGCCTGTATGACATCCAGTTGTCGGGCGCTGCGGATGACCTCACCAAGCTGCGGGTGGCCCTGCTGGAGAATTTTCACATGGCCATTATCCTGACGTACCTGTTGCTGGCGGCCCTCTTCCAGTCCTTCACGTATCCGATCGTGATCCTCGTGACCGTTCCCCTCGCCACCTTCGGCGGCGTGCTCGGCCTGCAGGCTGTACGTCTTGTGGACCCCTATCAGGGTCTTGACGTGCTGACCATGCTCGGCTTTGTCATCCTCATCGGAACCGTCATCAACAACTCGATCCTGATCGTGTACCAGGCCCTGCAGCTCATGCGCGAAGGCTACGATCCGCGAAGCGCCGTCAAGGAGTCCGTGCGCGTGCGTGTTCGCCCGATCTTTATGTCCACCGCCACCTCCGTCCTCGGCATGGCCCCGCTGGTTATTATGCCCGGCGCAGGGTCGGAATTGTACCGTGGACTGGGTTCGGTCGTGCTGGGCGGACTTGCACTTTCGTCAGTCTTCACACTCGTACTGACACCCCTCGTCTTTGCCTTCAGTATCGAGGCTGTCGTGAGAGTCAAGTCCCTCTTCGGCCGCCATGCGACTGCGGTCAGCACCACGCCGGCGTTTGAAGAAGAGAGTATTCGGTAA
- a CDS encoding efflux RND transporter periplasmic adaptor subunit, whose translation MTPTLRLIRRAILFTLTLTVGSPLLAQGPPPTLVVTDPVIEREFHDQITLIGRTEAKITSRIVSEVAGRVVAINAAEGNPIKAGQPLVTIDTSRIALALRSKQAESEQARQQALLAEQNHKRAEELFSQKLIPESTIDSARAWSVSAEARFVQLDAERAKLALDLDQCTIRAPYSGHTLRRVVDVGEWVNVGTPVYEMVDLSSITVTVDLPERHYGQLSVGSSVTIEASNISDETLTGKVTGIARSAASETHTFPVIITVPNADRFLAGGKLVRATLNLDNRFTSLAVSKDAIVRDGSMTMVYTVHEGKAAPIMVQVKSADGKMVAVAGEGLMTGMPVVVRGNERIFPGAPVRTDQPQPGSEGDGEVQLSSNGGGRPAAQPK comes from the coding sequence ATGACCCCGACCCTTCGGCTCATCCGCCGCGCGATCCTGTTCACCCTGACACTGACCGTTGGCTCACCCCTGCTCGCCCAGGGACCGCCGCCGACACTCGTTGTGACCGACCCGGTGATCGAACGCGAATTCCATGATCAGATCACCCTGATCGGCCGCACCGAGGCGAAGATCACTAGCAGAATCGTTTCCGAAGTAGCCGGCCGCGTAGTCGCGATAAACGCCGCCGAAGGCAACCCGATCAAAGCGGGCCAGCCGCTGGTCACCATCGACACCAGCCGCATTGCCCTTGCTCTTCGCTCCAAACAGGCCGAGTCGGAGCAGGCCCGGCAGCAGGCGCTGTTGGCCGAACAAAACCACAAACGCGCCGAGGAACTCTTCTCACAGAAACTGATCCCCGAAAGCACGATCGACTCGGCGCGCGCCTGGTCCGTCTCCGCCGAAGCCCGGTTCGTTCAGCTCGATGCCGAGCGCGCCAAACTGGCGCTCGACCTGGATCAGTGTACGATCCGCGCCCCTTACTCCGGACACACCCTGCGACGGGTCGTCGATGTCGGAGAATGGGTGAATGTCGGCACGCCCGTGTACGAGATGGTCGATCTGTCCTCCATCACCGTAACCGTCGACCTGCCCGAACGCCACTACGGCCAGCTGTCGGTCGGCAGCTCCGTGACTATCGAAGCATCCAACATTTCGGACGAAACGCTCACCGGAAAGGTGACCGGTATTGCCCGTTCGGCTGCCTCCGAAACACATACGTTCCCCGTCATAATAACGGTCCCCAATGCCGACCGCTTTCTCGCCGGAGGCAAACTCGTCCGCGCCACCCTGAATCTCGATAACCGCTTCACGAGCCTCGCGGTCTCGAAAGACGCCATCGTTCGCGATGGTTCCATGACGATGGTCTACACCGTTCACGAAGGCAAGGCTGCCCCCATTATGGTGCAGGTGAAGTCTGCGGACGGGAAAATGGTCGCGGTCGCCGGAGAAGGACTGATGACCGGCATGCCGGTCGTGGTGCGCGGCAATGAACGCATATTCCCCGGCGCCCCCGTGCGAACCGACCAGCCCCAGCCCGGCTCCGAAGGCGACGGCGAGGTGCAACTGTCAAGCAACGGTGGCGGGCGTCCCGCCGCCCAGCCGAAGTAA
- a CDS encoding BrxA/BrxB family bacilliredoxin produces the protein MERIDVMMPSRYDREAVAFMWKELQDIGVQPLSSAAAVDRFLADGEGTSLLVVNSVCGCAARMARPAVALALQHEVIPDRMGTVFAGVDMDATAKAREYMPDIAPSSPSVFLFKNGKLVHAVHRSEIEGRHPEDIAGGLIASFSEHCSAQGPSVSPDVVRQIFKLTVAPACGSSFERPGQGE, from the coding sequence ATGGAAAGGATTGATGTTATGATGCCGTCACGGTACGACCGGGAAGCGGTAGCTTTCATGTGGAAGGAATTGCAGGACATTGGGGTACAGCCCCTCAGCTCGGCCGCCGCGGTTGACCGGTTTCTGGCGGACGGGGAGGGAACGTCGTTGCTGGTGGTGAATTCGGTCTGTGGTTGCGCGGCCCGGATGGCGCGTCCGGCAGTGGCGCTGGCGCTTCAGCACGAGGTGATCCCGGATCGGATGGGAACCGTTTTTGCCGGGGTGGACATGGACGCGACTGCAAAGGCCCGTGAATACATGCCCGATATTGCGCCCTCGTCGCCGTCGGTGTTTCTGTTCAAAAACGGGAAACTGGTGCACGCGGTGCACCGCAGCGAGATCGAAGGTCGTCACCCGGAGGACATCGCCGGCGGATTGATTGCGTCTTTCTCCGAGCATTGTTCGGCCCAGGGGCCGTCGGTTTCTCCCGATGTCGTCAGGCAGATTTTCAAATTGACGGTTGCACCGGCGTGCGGCTCGAGTTTCGAGAGGCCCGGGCAGGGCGAGTAG
- a CDS encoding NifU family protein: protein MSATSDIRITGEPQLDPHICKFTLSHPVYPEGSVRCTSREMAEGSPLLEALFAIDGISQVFVYNNVVMIAKRSEDDWPTLGRQIGSAIRSAIASGRPLISDAVRRRLPSEQQLREKLEALVESEINPAVGQHGGHVEVVDVRGTSAYISFSGGCQGCAASSVTLKQGIEKIVFSHLPEITEVVDMTDHAAGMNPYYSGS from the coding sequence ATGAGCGCCACCAGCGACATAAGAATAACCGGCGAGCCGCAGCTCGACCCGCACATATGCAAATTCACGCTCAGTCATCCGGTCTATCCGGAAGGATCAGTGCGATGCACCAGTCGCGAGATGGCCGAGGGCTCGCCGCTGCTGGAGGCGTTGTTTGCGATCGACGGCATCAGCCAGGTGTTCGTCTACAACAACGTGGTCATGATTGCCAAGCGCAGCGAAGACGACTGGCCCACCCTGGGCCGACAGATCGGCTCCGCCATCCGGTCAGCTATCGCAAGCGGACGGCCGTTGATCAGCGATGCGGTTCGTCGGCGCCTGCCCTCGGAACAGCAATTGCGCGAGAAACTGGAAGCCCTGGTCGAGAGCGAAATCAATCCGGCGGTCGGGCAGCACGGTGGCCATGTCGAAGTGGTCGACGTTCGCGGGACGTCCGCGTACATCAGCTTTTCCGGCGGCTGTCAGGGATGCGCGGCATCGTCCGTGACACTGAAACAAGGGATCGAGAAGATCGTCTTCTCTCATCTGCCTGAGATCACCGAAGTTGTTGATATGACCGATCATGCCGCCGGCATGAATCCATACTACTCCGGCTCCTGA
- a CDS encoding P-loop NTPase produces MMFRKNEKETATTAPSAAPKAMPARSVPPSLAGVKHIVAVASGKGGVGKSTVAANLAFALKQRGYRVGLMDADIYGPSQPGMLGAGSDKAAITDDQKLTPVSRHGIDFISIGLLIDEDTPVIWRAPIAMKMIMQFIGAVEWGERDFLLIDLPPGTGDVQLTLAQQAALTGAVIVTTPQDVALGVAKKGLRMFEQVNVPVLGIIENMSGFTCTHCGKTTAIFKEGGGRTMAERLGVPFLSAIPLDPEIMMSGEQGAPVVSASPDSEPSRAFLKVADRLAEEITRRQACDGTEPLALELTDDRTLTIDWPGDLRTRHTAYHLRKSCTCANCIDEDTGRQLLDPSRVPLDISITDIKPVGRYGLSITFSDRHSTGIYTFDHLRSIDEGDSAEDRPPSFDV; encoded by the coding sequence ATGATGTTTCGCAAGAACGAAAAAGAGACCGCCACCACCGCCCCGTCGGCTGCGCCCAAAGCGATGCCGGCCCGCTCCGTGCCGCCGTCACTTGCCGGCGTTAAACACATCGTGGCAGTCGCCAGCGGCAAGGGAGGTGTCGGGAAATCCACGGTCGCGGCTAACCTGGCGTTCGCGCTCAAACAGCGGGGCTACCGGGTCGGGCTGATGGATGCGGATATCTACGGCCCCAGCCAGCCGGGCATGCTCGGGGCCGGGTCCGACAAAGCCGCCATCACCGACGACCAGAAACTGACCCCCGTCAGCCGCCACGGGATCGATTTCATCTCGATCGGCCTGCTTATCGACGAGGACACACCGGTCATCTGGCGCGCGCCGATCGCCATGAAAATGATTATGCAATTCATCGGCGCCGTCGAGTGGGGCGAGCGCGACTTTCTCCTGATCGACCTCCCCCCGGGCACCGGCGACGTGCAGCTCACGCTGGCGCAGCAGGCCGCCCTCACCGGCGCCGTCATCGTCACGACTCCGCAGGATGTCGCCCTCGGTGTCGCAAAAAAGGGACTCCGGATGTTCGAACAGGTCAATGTCCCCGTCCTCGGCATCATCGAAAACATGAGCGGCTTCACCTGCACACACTGCGGCAAGACGACCGCCATCTTCAAGGAAGGCGGAGGCAGGACGATGGCGGAGCGCCTGGGCGTCCCCTTTCTCAGCGCGATTCCGCTCGACCCGGAGATCATGATGTCCGGCGAGCAGGGCGCCCCCGTCGTGTCGGCGTCCCCGGACAGCGAGCCGTCCAGAGCGTTTCTGAAAGTCGCCGACCGTCTCGCCGAAGAAATCACCCGCCGTCAGGCCTGCGATGGTACCGAGCCGCTGGCGCTGGAGTTGACCGATGATCGCACCCTGACAATCGACTGGCCCGGCGATCTCCGCACACGGCACACCGCCTACCATCTGCGCAAGTCCTGCACGTGCGCCAATTGCATCGACGAGGACACCGGCAGACAACTGCTCGACCCGTCCCGCGTTCCCCTCGATATCAGCATCACCGACATCAAACCCGTCGGCCGGTACGGTCTGAGCATCACGTTCTCCGATCGTCACTCCACCGGCATCTACACTTTTGACCACTTGCGTTCGATCGACGAAGGCGACTCGGCTGAAGACCGCCCGCCGTCGTTTGATGTGTAA
- a CDS encoding SRPBCC domain-containing protein: MPLKKKKIRLPGRVGLVVAAVVWCLATVSVSAQQEEQPMSDKPRHFMITLLGTRDGWPDNMTPDEERIMSEHFKYLKELTRRGTVLMAGPVSEQFGLIVLEVRSEEEARAIMEKEPSVVQGVHTYEISPMVASLMASKAPVFRAVENPTETVLRKEVVVAAPLADVWRCWTTSEGVKSFIAADANVQLRVGGAYEWYFSTEAPPGERGSEDCRVLSFLPMEMLSFEWNAPPQFGERRYIKTRVVVQFDEIEPGQVRVALSQLGWGEPEQWQEIYDYFDRAWGYVLGALKKHLEGE, translated from the coding sequence ATGCCATTGAAAAAAAAGAAGATACGCTTGCCCGGACGTGTGGGACTGGTCGTCGCTGCAGTCGTCTGGTGCCTGGCGACGGTTTCCGTATCGGCCCAGCAGGAGGAGCAACCGATGAGCGACAAGCCACGGCATTTCATGATAACACTGCTCGGCACCCGCGACGGATGGCCGGACAATATGACCCCGGACGAAGAGCGGATTATGAGCGAGCACTTCAAGTATTTGAAGGAGTTGACGCGCCGGGGCACGGTGTTGATGGCGGGGCCGGTGTCCGAGCAGTTCGGGTTGATCGTGCTCGAAGTGCGTTCGGAGGAGGAGGCGCGCGCCATCATGGAGAAAGAACCGTCGGTGGTGCAGGGTGTGCACACATATGAGATATCCCCGATGGTAGCATCGTTGATGGCGTCGAAGGCGCCTGTTTTCCGGGCAGTCGAGAATCCGACGGAGACGGTGCTTCGCAAGGAGGTGGTCGTTGCGGCGCCGCTGGCCGACGTATGGCGGTGCTGGACGACGAGTGAGGGAGTGAAGAGCTTCATCGCGGCCGATGCAAACGTGCAGCTTCGCGTGGGCGGGGCGTACGAGTGGTACTTCTCAACCGAGGCTCCTCCGGGCGAGCGCGGTTCGGAAGATTGCCGGGTGCTGAGTTTTTTGCCGATGGAAATGCTGTCGTTCGAGTGGAATGCGCCCCCGCAGTTCGGGGAGCGGCGGTATATCAAGACCCGGGTGGTGGTGCAGTTCGACGAGATCGAGCCGGGACAGGTGCGGGTGGCGCTTTCGCAGTTGGGCTGGGGTGAGCCGGAGCAGTGGCAGGAAATCTACGACTATTTCGACCGCGCCTGGGGCTACGTGCTGGGGGCGCTCAAGAAGCACCTCGAAGGCGAATAA
- a CDS encoding lysylphosphatidylglycerol synthase transmembrane domain-containing protein, whose amino-acid sequence MSGQIEQQPNGPMHAREPKPLTARRIIIEIVKYGLIALVVYFAGKQLIENWTEVKKYDWTINWPLLVCSVALHILAFTLFASTWCILMRAFGHHITIAQGFKVSYVVNLGRYIPGKVWPILGQVYMLRKINVTQEEAITSWGIATILGLPGAFLAGFIAIGFHPQMLQQTLGDNVGWGPIAAVLVTIGGSFLLALAPQKTMLPVNFLLKLLGRKPVELKLTMKVIFQVYGGYFVSWVFYGIAFYTFVRSIVPDAPVPPVAAMGAFVMAYIIGWLALFSPGGIGVRELVLISVLSPFMGTPAASGIAVAARVWNLCAEFIAALIALSIKLERSVPGKITPR is encoded by the coding sequence ATGAGCGGACAAATCGAACAGCAGCCGAACGGCCCTATGCACGCGCGCGAACCAAAACCGCTGACCGCACGCCGCATAATCATCGAGATCGTCAAATATGGGCTGATCGCGTTGGTCGTCTATTTCGCCGGCAAGCAGCTTATCGAAAACTGGACGGAAGTCAAGAAGTACGACTGGACAATAAACTGGCCTCTGCTGGTCTGTTCTGTTGCGTTGCACATTCTCGCGTTCACCCTCTTTGCGTCGACATGGTGCATCCTCATGCGCGCGTTTGGGCACCACATTACCATCGCACAGGGCTTCAAGGTTTCATACGTCGTTAATCTCGGCAGGTACATCCCCGGTAAAGTCTGGCCCATTCTCGGGCAGGTGTACATGCTCAGGAAAATCAACGTCACTCAGGAGGAGGCGATAACAAGCTGGGGAATCGCCACCATCCTCGGCCTGCCGGGCGCCTTCCTGGCCGGTTTTATTGCCATCGGGTTCCATCCGCAAATGCTCCAGCAGACCCTCGGCGACAACGTCGGATGGGGACCGATTGCCGCCGTATTGGTCACTATCGGCGGGTCGTTTCTCCTCGCCCTCGCGCCTCAGAAGACCATGCTGCCGGTCAACTTCCTCTTGAAACTGCTGGGTCGCAAGCCGGTCGAACTCAAACTCACGATGAAAGTGATCTTCCAGGTCTACGGCGGATATTTCGTCAGCTGGGTGTTTTATGGAATCGCCTTCTACACCTTCGTGCGATCCATCGTCCCCGATGCGCCCGTTCCCCCCGTGGCGGCGATGGGCGCCTTTGTCATGGCCTATATCATCGGCTGGCTCGCGCTATTCTCCCCCGGCGGAATCGGCGTGAGAGAACTGGTGCTTATTTCGGTTCTTTCACCGTTCATGGGAACCCCCGCCGCATCCGGTATCGCTGTGGCCGCGCGCGTGTGGAATCTGTGCGCGGAATTCATCGCCGCCCTGATCGCCCTCTCTATCAAGTTGGAGCGTAGCGTACCGGGGAAGATTACTCCCCGATGA
- a CDS encoding acyl-CoA reductase, with product MEYKIIAPKGTDIDTLASRRVLPPFAEPVLAFVDAVSARILKDPRFKQYPELMAMAFWMRRGNIVKLKADFESKRGSRAWLGRGVVFHIAPANVDTIFVYSWFLSMLVGNINIVRVSSQADEQLDILLGVINEIARESTHTEVRDRFAIVRYEHNDEITGYFSSLCHTRVIWGGDETIRKIRAVALGPSATELVFADKFSFALVGARGFLDHDNKDRLIEQFYNDSYWFNQKACSSPRMVVWVGEESTVNDARGVFWSLLETLAEKKRLGFAPALAINKLIAECSVAIGAKDLVTIERHRTSLVNRVILQSAADINRELQCGGGLFYELRIDSLDRLADIVRDKDQTIVTCGINRADLADFVRTTRPAGVSRIVPFGEALTFSAVWDGYDLLREFCREVDITVR from the coding sequence GTGGAGTATAAAATCATTGCGCCGAAAGGCACAGACATCGACACCCTGGCGTCGCGCCGCGTGTTACCGCCGTTCGCCGAACCGGTCCTCGCGTTTGTCGACGCCGTCTCGGCACGCATCCTCAAGGACCCGCGCTTCAAACAGTATCCGGAACTCATGGCGATGGCCTTCTGGATGCGTCGCGGCAATATCGTAAAGCTCAAGGCCGACTTCGAATCGAAACGCGGCAGCCGCGCCTGGCTCGGCCGAGGCGTCGTGTTCCATATCGCGCCCGCCAATGTCGACACGATTTTCGTCTATTCCTGGTTTTTGTCCATGCTGGTCGGCAACATCAACATCGTGCGCGTCTCCAGCCAGGCCGATGAACAGCTCGACATCCTGCTGGGCGTCATCAACGAAATCGCCCGCGAATCGACACACACCGAAGTGCGCGACCGCTTCGCGATTGTCCGGTACGAACACAACGACGAGATCACCGGCTATTTCTCGTCGCTCTGTCACACCCGCGTCATCTGGGGCGGCGATGAAACCATTCGAAAAATCCGCGCTGTCGCGCTTGGGCCGTCGGCCACCGAGCTTGTGTTTGCCGACAAGTTCTCGTTCGCTCTCGTCGGCGCTCGGGGCTTCCTCGACCATGACAACAAGGACCGCCTGATCGAACAATTCTACAACGACTCGTACTGGTTCAATCAAAAAGCGTGTTCCTCGCCGCGCATGGTTGTCTGGGTCGGCGAGGAATCCACCGTGAACGACGCGCGCGGCGTCTTCTGGTCCCTGCTTGAGACTCTCGCGGAGAAAAAGAGACTCGGGTTCGCCCCCGCGCTGGCGATCAACAAACTGATAGCCGAATGCTCGGTCGCAATCGGCGCAAAAGATCTCGTAACGATCGAGCGCCACCGCACCAGCCTCGTCAACCGGGTGATACTGCAGAGCGCGGCCGATATCAACCGTGAATTGCAGTGCGGCGGCGGCCTCTTCTACGAACTGCGCATCGACAGCCTCGACCGCCTGGCCGATATCGTGCGGGACAAGGACCAGACCATTGTCACCTGCGGAATCAACCGCGCCGACCTCGCCGATTTCGTGCGCACGACCCGCCCGGCGGGCGTCTCGCGGATCGTCCCGTTCGGCGAGGCGCTGACCTTTTCGGCCGTCTGGGACGGCTACGATCTGCTCCGTGAGTTCTGCCGCGAGGTCGATATCACGGTGCGGTAG